The DNA region ATGGCTACCCCACCGACTGGATCCGGACGGAGGATTACAGCGGCCTGCCGCCCAACCGGGTTGCCCATATGGCCGAATTCTCCCAAACCCTGGACTGGGGCAGCTATTTCCTGTCGGCGCTGGCGGTCGATCCGGCTCTGCGGCGCCAGGGCATCGCCGGTCGGCTGCTCGGCTGGTTCTACGAGCGGGCGCGCACCGGCGGCTTCGACCGCGTCACCCTGCATGTCTGGGCCGACAATGACGCGGCCCGCCGCCTCTATGCCGGCGAGGGGTTCGAGGAGATCGGCCGCGCCGCCATCCCCTGGCATCCCCGGCTTCCGCACCAGGGCGGCAGCATCCTGTTGCGGCGCTATCTGTGAGCGGCGATCCGCCCTCCTTGTAATGCAGACGGACGCCATCGACGGTGACGAAGCGCCCGTCCGGCGGATAGCGGCGTTCGGCCGCCCGCGCCGCCAGCCTGTTGGCGACGGCCAGCCCGCCCAACGCCAGCGCGGCGATGCCCAGGGTCTTGATCATGGTGTGGCGGCTGTCGGTCATGGCGGTTGTCCTCTCAGGCGTCTGCTGCGGCGCGGCATCGTGAGAGGACAACCGGCGGGCGGGGGAGGGGTTCCCGCAGGAAGGTCAGGTGAGGGCGCCCGAGGCCGTTGGCGATCCGCTCACTTGCCGGCCTTCAGCTGGTCGCGCGTCAGCCAGAACACCTCGCCGAAGCTGTTTGCGGTCTCCAGCCACAGGAAGTCGAGATGGGGATAGTCGGCTTCCAGGATCTCGCGGCCGGTGCCGAATTCGCAGAGCAGGCCGCCCTCTGGCGT from Azospirillum sp. B510 includes:
- a CDS encoding GNAT family N-acetyltransferase; protein product: MTAVPNDDRLRLRPADADDAYELARLIDIAGGGVYDFLLDGLMPGMTAAEILMPGLAGRSGSLSHRQSGVAELDGRVVGIAHGYPTDWIRTEDYSGLPPNRVAHMAEFSQTLDWGSYFLSALAVDPALRRQGIAGRLLGWFYERARTGGFDRVTLHVWADNDAARRLYAGEGFEEIGRAAIPWHPRLPHQGGSILLRRYL